A region of Halosolutus amylolyticus DNA encodes the following proteins:
- a CDS encoding mechanosensitive ion channel family protein, whose translation MVDWQTLIDEPAVIAAAVLALGLVIGYLVGRLNKELLTASGVPEAVEGTPFERTAQSIGTSTVEIVARLSSWFIYGIAVLTAIHIAQLLDTNAFWLRVTEFIPQVFIAVLVLILGFIIADKSELVVSEYLRGVKLPEVSVIPKIVKYSVLYVAFIIALGQIGVHVIALMILLTVYAAGIVIVGTFAFKDFLVSSAAGIYLLLNQPYSIGDEIEIGDQSGIVQEVDLFVTKIENDSEEYIVPNRKVFENGIVRVRE comes from the coding sequence ATGGTGGACTGGCAGACGCTGATCGACGAACCGGCCGTCATAGCGGCGGCGGTGCTGGCGCTCGGACTGGTGATCGGCTATCTCGTCGGCCGACTGAACAAGGAGTTGCTCACCGCCTCCGGCGTTCCCGAGGCGGTCGAAGGGACGCCGTTCGAGCGGACCGCCCAGTCGATCGGGACCTCGACGGTCGAGATCGTCGCCCGACTGAGTTCGTGGTTCATCTACGGGATCGCCGTCCTGACCGCGATCCACATCGCGCAGTTGCTCGATACGAACGCCTTCTGGCTCCGCGTGACGGAGTTCATCCCGCAGGTGTTTATCGCCGTCCTCGTGCTCATTCTCGGCTTCATCATCGCGGACAAGTCCGAACTGGTGGTCAGCGAGTACCTCCGCGGGGTCAAACTCCCGGAGGTGTCGGTGATCCCGAAGATCGTCAAGTACTCGGTGCTCTACGTGGCGTTCATCATCGCGCTGGGCCAGATCGGCGTCCACGTGATCGCGCTGATGATTTTGCTGACGGTCTACGCGGCCGGGATCGTGATCGTCGGTACCTTCGCGTTCAAGGACTTCCTCGTCTCGAGTGCGGCGGGAATCTACCTGTTGCTCAACCAGCCGTACAGCATCGGCGACGAGATCGAGATCGGCGACCAGTCGGGCATCGTCCAGGAGGTCGATCTGTTCGTGACGAAGATCGAGAACGACTCGGAGGAGTACATCGTTCCCAACCGGAAGGTGTTCGAAAACGGGATCGTCCGTGTCAGGGAGTAA
- a CDS encoding ABC transporter ATP-binding protein, whose translation MTESGTGTTDGTGTSEGVAGDSANRDGTGGDLAVHLDGITKRFPGVVANDDVDLRVEQGTVHALLGENGAGKTTLMNVLYGLYEPEEGRVVVDGEERSFETPRDAIDAGIGMIHQHFMLVDPMTVAENIALGNEPTKWFGMAVDSDRIDAEIRDLCDRYGFDVDPTATVEELSVGFQQRVEILKTLYRGADVLILDEPTAVLTPQEVEGLYDVLEELTDRGKTIIFITHKLEEATHAADAITVLRDGESVGTVDPTTTSRTDLAERMVGREVILEAESEPVETGDVVLSTRDVTVEDARGVEVVSGIDLDVRAGEIVGIAGVDGNGQAELIEAITGLRTPETGTIRYEEQDVTEWPRRRRIESGMAYVPEDRHERGLVMPFDLVENGLLGSQRSPEFADDGRIDWEDVRDHTEELIETYDVRPPDADAAAHSFSGGNQQKFIVGREFERDPSLVVATHPTRGVDIGSTEFIHDRLLELRREGVAILLVSSKLDEVRSLSDRLAVIYEGEFIDVTDPDAVTEEDLGLLMAGHRPGADRADDGGDGTTGDLGGETR comes from the coding sequence ATGACCGAGTCGGGAACGGGAACGACTGACGGGACGGGAACGTCCGAGGGAGTGGCAGGCGACTCCGCGAACCGGGACGGGACGGGTGGCGACCTCGCCGTCCACCTCGACGGCATCACCAAACGGTTCCCCGGCGTCGTCGCCAACGACGACGTGGACCTGCGCGTCGAGCAGGGGACCGTCCACGCGTTGCTCGGCGAGAACGGCGCCGGCAAAACGACGCTGATGAACGTCCTCTACGGGCTCTACGAACCCGAAGAGGGACGCGTCGTGGTCGACGGCGAAGAACGGTCGTTCGAGACGCCGCGGGACGCGATCGACGCCGGTATCGGCATGATCCACCAGCACTTCATGCTCGTCGATCCCATGACGGTCGCCGAGAACATCGCGCTGGGGAACGAACCGACGAAGTGGTTCGGCATGGCAGTCGACAGCGATCGGATCGACGCCGAGATCCGGGACCTCTGCGATCGGTACGGGTTCGACGTCGATCCGACGGCGACGGTCGAGGAATTGAGCGTCGGCTTCCAGCAACGCGTCGAGATCCTCAAGACCCTCTACCGCGGCGCGGACGTCCTTATCCTCGACGAACCGACGGCCGTCCTCACGCCCCAGGAGGTTGAGGGGCTCTACGACGTCCTCGAGGAACTCACCGATCGGGGGAAGACGATCATCTTCATCACGCACAAGCTAGAGGAGGCGACCCACGCCGCGGACGCGATCACCGTCCTCCGGGACGGGGAGTCCGTGGGGACGGTCGACCCCACCACCACGAGTCGGACGGACCTGGCCGAGCGCATGGTCGGTCGGGAAGTGATCCTCGAGGCCGAATCCGAACCGGTCGAGACGGGCGACGTCGTCCTCTCGACGCGGGACGTAACGGTCGAGGACGCTCGCGGCGTCGAGGTCGTCTCCGGAATCGACCTCGACGTTCGTGCCGGCGAGATCGTCGGCATCGCGGGAGTCGACGGCAACGGGCAAGCCGAACTGATCGAGGCGATTACCGGCCTGCGGACGCCCGAGACGGGGACGATCCGCTACGAGGAGCAGGACGTCACGGAGTGGCCCCGCCGCCGGCGGATCGAGTCCGGGATGGCCTACGTTCCCGAGGACCGCCACGAGCGCGGCCTCGTCATGCCGTTCGACCTCGTCGAGAACGGCCTCCTCGGCAGTCAGCGATCGCCGGAGTTCGCCGACGACGGTCGCATCGACTGGGAGGACGTCCGCGACCACACCGAAGAACTCATCGAGACCTACGACGTCCGCCCACCGGACGCCGACGCCGCCGCCCACTCGTTCTCCGGGGGCAACCAGCAGAAGTTCATCGTCGGTCGCGAGTTCGAGCGCGATCCGTCGCTGGTCGTCGCGACCCACCCCACCCGGGGCGTCGACATCGGGTCGACCGAATTCATCCACGATCGACTCCTCGAACTCCGGCGCGAGGGGGTCGCAATCTTGCTCGTCTCCTCGAAACTCGACGAGGTCCGTTCGCTGTCCGATCGGCTGGCGGTCATCTACGAGGGGGAGTTCATCGACGTCACCGATCCCGACGCCGTCACCGAGGAGGACCTCGGTCTGCTCATGGCCGGCCACCGTCCCGGGGCCGATCGCGCCGACGACGGCGGCGACGGTACGACTGGCGACCTCGGGGGTGAGACCCGATGA
- a CDS encoding transcription initiation factor IIB family protein, with amino-acid sequence MHSARDRIEYEPWLDELETVADRLDLADEARSCAIDLFLSDVPETDRSKRAVLAASLYAGSLVAGDGRTQGTVADAADVSRLSIQSRWKDLLESAGLEPPRW; translated from the coding sequence ATGCACAGCGCCCGGGATCGCATCGAGTACGAACCGTGGCTCGATGAACTCGAGACCGTCGCCGATCGCCTCGACCTCGCGGACGAGGCGCGGTCGTGTGCGATCGATCTCTTTCTCTCGGACGTGCCCGAGACCGATCGGTCGAAACGGGCCGTTCTCGCGGCCAGTCTCTACGCCGGCTCGCTCGTCGCCGGGGACGGACGGACACAGGGGACCGTCGCCGACGCCGCCGACGTCTCGCGACTCTCGATCCAGTCGCGCTGGAAGGACCTCCTCGAGTCGGCCGGGCTCGAGCCACCGCGCTGGTAG
- a CDS encoding DUF488 family protein, which produces MADATLSDTYVAAIQHDRADVAPDATLVGVVRSPTGWFHAAVDENVPELGPPAALLDEINDVEEEFKMQGLCEEGAHNAAWDRVDFDDRYREHIDESPDARTAFESLCDRLESGESIALVCFENTDKKRCHRTILRDRLETQLADD; this is translated from the coding sequence ATGGCAGACGCGACGCTCTCGGACACCTACGTCGCCGCGATCCAGCACGATCGGGCCGACGTGGCGCCGGACGCGACGCTCGTCGGCGTCGTCCGGAGCCCGACCGGGTGGTTCCACGCGGCCGTCGACGAGAACGTGCCCGAACTCGGGCCGCCGGCCGCGTTGCTCGACGAGATCAACGACGTCGAGGAGGAGTTCAAGATGCAGGGGCTCTGCGAGGAAGGCGCGCACAACGCCGCATGGGATCGGGTCGACTTCGACGATCGGTACCGCGAGCACATAGACGAGTCCCCCGACGCCCGGACGGCGTTCGAGTCGCTGTGCGATCGGCTAGAGAGCGGCGAGTCGATCGCGCTCGTCTGTTTCGAGAACACGGACAAGAAGCGGTGTCACCGGACGATCCTGCGCGATCGGCTCGAAACGCAACTGGCCGACGACTGA
- the cdd gene encoding cytidine deaminase, which yields MSAAELVAAAREIQSQSHVPYSEYRVGAALETADGEVFVGCNLENANYSNSLHAEEVAIAEAVKNGHRDFSRIAVSSNRRDGVTPCGMCRQTLAEFCDDDLVVICDEGDDEPASEYALGDLLPNTITEETLE from the coding sequence ATGAGCGCAGCCGAACTCGTCGCCGCCGCCCGGGAGATCCAGTCGCAGTCGCACGTCCCCTACTCCGAGTACCGCGTCGGGGCCGCCCTCGAGACCGCCGACGGCGAGGTGTTCGTCGGCTGCAACCTGGAGAACGCGAACTACAGCAACAGCCTCCACGCCGAGGAGGTCGCGATCGCGGAGGCGGTCAAGAACGGCCACCGCGACTTTTCACGAATCGCGGTCAGTTCGAACCGCCGGGACGGCGTCACCCCCTGCGGGATGTGCCGCCAGACCCTCGCAGAGTTCTGCGACGACGACCTCGTCGTGATCTGCGACGAAGGGGACGACGAACCGGCGTCCGAGTACGCGCTCGGCGATCTGCTGCCGAACACGATTACGGAGGAGACGCTCGAGTAG
- a CDS encoding BMP family lipoprotein — protein MVRDRRTILKGTAIAGLTAMAGCVGGFGDEGSADAQVGMVYATGGLGDDSFNDMAQQGIQQAEEDFDLAYDKTEPGSEGEFPSAQRDFAESGEYDLISCIGYAQAEALTENAEQYPDQNFMIVDSVVEADNVRSYVFGEPEGSFQVGHLAGLLTTEEFSAGAGETNPDANVVGFVGGTESTLIESFQAGFEAGVAYANEDAEVVSSYIGSFNDTAQGQEAARTMYQEQDADIVFHAAGRTGIGVFQAAQEEGRFAIGVDDDQSLSNPDFADVILASMVKRVDTAVYSATESVVDDAFEGGQTETLGLEEEGVGATYGDELGDEIPQEIKDRVAESRQAIIDGEIDVPSEL, from the coding sequence ATGGTACGAGATCGACGGACAATTTTGAAGGGGACAGCGATCGCAGGGCTCACCGCTATGGCGGGCTGTGTCGGTGGGTTCGGCGACGAAGGCAGTGCGGACGCCCAGGTCGGGATGGTGTACGCCACCGGTGGCCTCGGCGACGACTCGTTCAACGACATGGCCCAGCAGGGGATCCAGCAGGCCGAGGAGGATTTCGACCTCGCGTACGACAAGACGGAACCGGGGAGCGAAGGCGAGTTCCCCAGCGCTCAGCGTGACTTCGCCGAATCCGGCGAGTACGACCTGATTAGCTGTATCGGCTACGCTCAGGCGGAAGCCCTCACGGAGAACGCCGAGCAGTATCCGGATCAGAACTTCATGATCGTCGACTCGGTCGTCGAGGCAGACAACGTCCGGAGCTACGTCTTCGGCGAACCGGAGGGATCGTTCCAGGTCGGTCACCTGGCGGGTCTGCTCACCACCGAGGAGTTCTCGGCCGGCGCGGGCGAGACCAATCCCGACGCCAACGTCGTCGGCTTCGTCGGTGGGACCGAATCCACGCTGATCGAGTCGTTCCAGGCCGGCTTCGAAGCCGGCGTCGCGTACGCGAACGAGGACGCGGAGGTCGTCTCCTCGTACATCGGAAGCTTCAACGACACGGCACAGGGCCAGGAAGCCGCGCGAACGATGTACCAGGAGCAGGACGCGGACATCGTCTTCCACGCGGCCGGACGCACCGGCATCGGCGTCTTCCAGGCGGCCCAGGAGGAAGGCCGGTTCGCGATCGGCGTCGACGACGACCAGTCGCTGTCCAACCCGGACTTCGCGGACGTCATCCTCGCGAGCATGGTCAAGCGCGTCGACACCGCGGTCTACTCGGCCACGGAGTCCGTCGTCGACGACGCCTTCGAAGGTGGCCAGACGGAGACGCTGGGCCTCGAGGAGGAGGGCGTCGGCGCCACCTACGGCGACGAACTCGGCGACGAAATCCCCCAGGAAATCAAAGATCGGGTCGCGGAGTCCAGACAGGCGATCATCGACGGCGAGATCGACGTCCCGAGCGAACTGTAA
- a CDS encoding ABC transporter permease, translating into MSAAKERFERLLERLVRASVLERVVISLAALLAAVLVGGVLVFVSGGYASCRAGLDLAGRTFCYNPMQVYYELFLGALGHPLEGGWSLTNYSLAETLQRTTLLIFAGLSVAVAFRAGLLNIGTQGQLVIGGLATAITVVYAAAVVPGGFVGTVALIPLGVLAGAIVGGLWGAIPGVLKAYAEANEVITTIMLNFVAVGITSTLLSWQFQDPNSPNSQTAPVPEYAEIPTVPVVGFDPRMDFSLLALGFAVALILGIAWLFARTSFGYELRTSGIQPAAAAYGGVDEKRMTVASMTFSGALGGISGAFWVLMVHGRWLENVPSIGFDGIAVSVLAGNNPLGVGAAAFLFGVLDSGSNSIGTATDVPPELVGILSGLIILFVAMPEFFRMLGRRYTDVGSREPVRADGGTDDGGETDA; encoded by the coding sequence ATGAGCGCGGCAAAAGAGCGGTTCGAACGGCTTCTCGAACGGCTCGTCCGGGCGTCGGTCCTCGAACGGGTCGTCATCAGCCTCGCGGCACTGCTGGCCGCCGTCCTCGTCGGCGGCGTGCTCGTGTTCGTCTCCGGCGGCTACGCCTCCTGCCGGGCCGGCCTCGATCTCGCCGGCAGGACGTTCTGTTACAATCCGATGCAGGTCTACTACGAACTGTTCCTCGGCGCGCTGGGCCACCCGCTCGAGGGCGGGTGGAGCCTCACTAACTACAGCCTCGCGGAGACCCTCCAGCGGACGACGCTGCTGATCTTCGCCGGGCTGTCGGTTGCGGTGGCGTTCCGCGCCGGCCTGCTCAACATCGGGACCCAGGGACAACTCGTCATCGGCGGACTCGCGACGGCCATCACGGTCGTCTACGCGGCGGCAGTCGTCCCCGGCGGCTTCGTCGGGACGGTCGCGCTCATCCCGCTGGGCGTGCTCGCCGGCGCGATCGTCGGTGGGTTGTGGGGCGCGATACCGGGCGTCCTGAAGGCCTACGCAGAAGCCAACGAGGTCATCACGACGATCATGCTCAACTTCGTCGCGGTCGGCATCACGTCGACGTTGCTCTCCTGGCAGTTTCAGGACCCGAACAGCCCCAACTCCCAGACGGCGCCGGTGCCCGAGTACGCAGAGATCCCGACCGTTCCGGTCGTCGGCTTCGACCCGCGGATGGACTTCTCGCTGCTCGCGCTCGGTTTCGCCGTCGCGCTCATCCTCGGGATCGCCTGGCTGTTCGCGCGAACCTCGTTCGGCTACGAACTGCGGACCAGCGGCATCCAGCCCGCGGCGGCCGCCTACGGCGGCGTCGACGAAAAGCGGATGACCGTCGCCAGCATGACCTTCTCCGGGGCGCTCGGGGGCATCTCCGGCGCGTTCTGGGTGCTCATGGTCCACGGCCGCTGGCTCGAGAACGTCCCCTCGATCGGCTTCGACGGCATCGCCGTCTCCGTACTGGCCGGCAACAACCCGCTCGGCGTCGGCGCGGCGGCGTTCCTGTTCGGCGTTCTCGATAGCGGCTCGAACTCGATCGGGACCGCGACGGACGTCCCGCCGGAGCTCGTGGGCATCCTTTCCGGCCTGATCATCCTCTTCGTCGCGATGCCGGAGTTCTTCAGGATGCTCGGCCGACGCTACACCGACGTCGGCTCGCGGGAACCGGTGCGGGCGGACGGCGGCACCGACGACGGAGGTGAGACCGATGCGTAA
- a CDS encoding ABC transporter permease yields MRKRLRTAREQLAERPLEATIGGLILLLAFLWVTPASWQAATLRLAVPIALAAIGGIFAEKSGVINIGIEGLLIVSAFSSIIAVHWLGDGAATMGLSNQWWGLLVGVLVSVLLALVFAIVCIDFEADQIIAGLAVWLISLGLAPFASRIVFGSPNTANVTRFGAVTVPVLSEIPLIGHLLFDTPPQVYLMLVGAVAGWYLLSRTAFGRWVVASGENPKALDTAGVDVRKVRYAAVLLSGVFAGLGGAGFALGHLGTFAGGGDTAIGGRGFIAIATYLLANYHPIGALLGSFLFAGLNSMQTGLQTAGYAIPTELIRTIPHMTVIVVLVFVGRTRLPEAAGEHYESGED; encoded by the coding sequence ATGCGTAAGCGACTCCGCACCGCTCGCGAGCAGCTGGCCGAGCGCCCGCTCGAGGCGACGATCGGTGGGCTCATCCTCCTCCTCGCGTTCCTGTGGGTCACGCCCGCGAGCTGGCAGGCGGCGACGCTCCGGCTGGCCGTCCCGATCGCGCTCGCCGCGATCGGCGGCATCTTCGCCGAGAAGAGCGGCGTCATCAACATCGGGATCGAGGGCCTGCTCATCGTGTCGGCGTTCAGTTCGATCATCGCCGTCCACTGGCTCGGCGACGGCGCCGCGACGATGGGGCTCTCGAACCAGTGGTGGGGCCTGCTGGTCGGCGTCCTCGTCAGCGTCCTGCTGGCGCTGGTCTTCGCGATCGTCTGTATCGACTTCGAGGCCGACCAGATCATCGCGGGGCTCGCGGTCTGGCTCATCTCGCTCGGGCTCGCGCCGTTCGCCTCGCGGATCGTCTTCGGCAGTCCGAACACCGCGAACGTCACGCGCTTTGGCGCCGTGACGGTTCCGGTGCTGTCGGAGATCCCCCTGATCGGCCACCTGCTGTTCGACACGCCGCCGCAGGTGTACCTCATGCTCGTCGGCGCGGTCGCCGGCTGGTACCTGCTCTCCCGGACGGCGTTCGGACGGTGGGTCGTCGCCAGCGGCGAGAATCCGAAGGCGCTGGACACGGCCGGCGTCGACGTCCGCAAGGTCCGGTACGCCGCGGTGCTCCTTTCCGGCGTCTTCGCCGGCCTCGGCGGTGCCGGGTTCGCACTGGGCCACCTCGGAACGTTCGCCGGCGGCGGCGACACGGCGATCGGCGGCCGCGGGTTCATCGCGATCGCGACCTATCTGCTCGCGAACTACCACCCGATCGGCGCGTTGCTCGGCTCGTTCCTCTTTGCCGGGCTCAACTCGATGCAAACCGGGCTCCAGACGGCGGGCTACGCCATTCCGACGGAACTCATCCGGACGATCCCGCACATGACGGTCATCGTCGTCCTCGTGTTCGTCGGTCGCACCCGTCTCCCGGAGGCCGCTGGCGAACACTACGAGTCCGGCGAGGACTGA
- a CDS encoding phosphopantetheine adenylyltransferase gives MDVALGGTFDPVHDGHRRLFERAFELGDVTVGLTSDELAPRTRHVERRVRPYDERERRLEAELESFAAEYDREFEIRTLEEPTGIATEPQFDYLVVSPETRDGGERINEIRRERGHDPLEVVVVPHVRADDGDIISSTRIVKGEIDEHGNVLSDDA, from the coding sequence ATGGACGTCGCGCTTGGTGGGACGTTCGACCCCGTTCACGACGGCCATCGACGGCTGTTCGAACGGGCGTTCGAACTCGGAGACGTGACCGTCGGGCTGACCAGCGACGAGCTCGCACCCAGGACACGGCACGTCGAACGGCGGGTCAGGCCGTACGACGAACGAGAGCGGCGACTCGAAGCGGAACTCGAGTCCTTCGCGGCGGAGTACGATCGCGAGTTCGAGATTCGGACCCTGGAGGAACCGACCGGGATCGCGACCGAGCCGCAGTTCGACTACCTCGTCGTTTCGCCGGAGACCCGCGACGGCGGCGAGCGAATCAACGAGATCCGTCGCGAGCGCGGGCACGACCCGCTCGAGGTCGTCGTCGTGCCACACGTCCGCGCCGACGACGGGGACATCATTTCGAGTACCCGGATCGTCAAGGGCGAGATCGACGAACACGGGAACGTGCTTTCGGACGACGCCTGA
- a CDS encoding nucleoside phosphorylase has protein sequence MPGDSEDPNADVQYHLEVGPEDVADTVLLPGNPERLEKIVAGWDDHDVVAHHREYRTATGTAEGTPISVTSTGIGSPSAAIAVEELARVGSDTFIRVGSCGAIQAEMDVGDLVITTGAVRQEGTSDEYVREDYPAAADHEVVSALVAAAERLGYDYHTGVTMSADSFYAGQGRPGFDGFEAAGADDLVDQLAEANVKNIEMEASAILTLANIYGLRAGAVCTVYANRETGEFRTEGESRAAETATLATHLLAKMDAVKREAGVDRWHAGLSIDG, from the coding sequence ATGCCAGGGGACAGCGAAGATCCCAACGCTGACGTACAGTATCACCTGGAGGTCGGCCCCGAAGACGTCGCCGACACCGTACTCCTGCCGGGCAACCCCGAACGCCTCGAGAAGATCGTCGCGGGCTGGGACGACCACGACGTCGTCGCCCACCACCGCGAGTACCGGACCGCGACGGGGACCGCCGAGGGGACGCCGATCTCCGTCACCTCGACCGGGATCGGGAGTCCCTCCGCCGCGATCGCCGTCGAGGAACTCGCCCGCGTCGGCTCGGATACGTTCATCCGGGTCGGCTCCTGCGGCGCGATCCAGGCCGAGATGGACGTCGGCGACCTCGTGATCACGACCGGTGCCGTCCGCCAGGAGGGGACCAGCGACGAGTACGTCCGCGAGGATTACCCCGCCGCCGCGGACCACGAGGTCGTCTCGGCGCTCGTCGCCGCCGCCGAACGGCTCGGCTACGACTACCACACCGGCGTGACGATGAGCGCCGACTCCTTCTACGCCGGGCAGGGCCGGCCCGGCTTCGACGGCTTCGAGGCCGCGGGGGCGGACGACCTCGTCGACCAGCTCGCCGAAGCCAACGTCAAGAACATCGAGATGGAAGCCAGCGCCATCCTCACGCTCGCGAACATTTACGGCCTCCGGGCCGGTGCGGTCTGTACCGTCTACGCCAACCGCGAAACGGGCGAGTTCCGGACCGAGGGCGAGTCACGCGCGGCCGAGACGGCCACCCTCGCGACCCACCTGCTGGCGAAGATGGACGCGGTCAAGCGCGAGGCCGGCGTCGATCGCTGGCACGCGGGTCTCTCGATCGACGGATAG
- a CDS encoding CaiB/BaiF CoA transferase family protein, with the protein MNLDSVRVLDLTRLLPGPYATQLLADLGADVLKVEDPDRGDYARYLPPITDDGTGAVFEAVNRGKRSVALDLKADDGRDAFLELVEDADVLIESFRPGVVDRLGIDHETVRERNPDLVYCSLSGYGQEGPYRDHAGHDLGYVGLAGLLDVTRTDRDERPRIPGYPIADMAGGLSAAFVIVSALLSRELGGTGGTYLDCSLSDAVLSFSQAVATPALYGDDPRPGDDFLTGGHPWYNVYETADGRYVTLSALEPKFWRVFCDAVDRPDLASVHGTDDEAEQAALRAELEDVFADRTRDEWVAFVDPDVPVAPVLTPAEALEHPQFADRGLVRRGDDPAILSPIRGASPAPSETPGHGEHTRDVLASIGYDEAAIESLLDGD; encoded by the coding sequence ATGAACCTCGATTCGGTCCGCGTGCTCGATCTGACGCGGCTCCTGCCCGGCCCGTACGCCACCCAGTTGCTCGCGGACCTCGGTGCGGACGTGCTCAAGGTCGAAGATCCCGATCGCGGCGATTACGCGCGGTACCTGCCGCCGATTACCGACGACGGCACCGGGGCCGTCTTCGAGGCGGTCAACCGCGGGAAACGAAGCGTCGCGCTCGACCTGAAAGCCGACGACGGACGCGACGCGTTCCTGGAACTCGTCGAGGACGCGGACGTCCTGATCGAGAGCTTCCGTCCCGGCGTGGTCGATCGGCTCGGGATCGACCACGAGACGGTGCGCGAACGCAATCCCGACCTGGTCTACTGCTCGCTCTCCGGCTACGGTCAGGAGGGACCGTACCGCGATCACGCCGGTCACGACCTCGGCTACGTCGGCCTGGCCGGGCTGCTCGATGTGACCCGAACGGATCGCGACGAACGGCCCCGGATCCCGGGCTACCCGATCGCGGACATGGCCGGCGGACTGTCCGCCGCGTTCGTGATCGTCTCGGCCCTGCTCTCGCGGGAACTCGGCGGCACGGGCGGTACCTACCTCGACTGTTCGCTCTCGGACGCGGTGCTGTCGTTCTCCCAGGCGGTGGCCACGCCCGCCCTGTACGGCGACGACCCGCGTCCGGGCGACGACTTCCTCACCGGCGGTCATCCGTGGTACAACGTCTACGAAACCGCCGACGGCCGGTACGTCACGCTCTCGGCGCTCGAACCCAAGTTCTGGCGGGTGTTCTGCGACGCCGTCGATCGCCCCGACCTCGCGTCCGTCCATGGGACCGACGACGAGGCCGAGCAGGCGGCCCTCCGGGCCGAACTCGAGGACGTGTTCGCCGACCGGACCCGCGACGAGTGGGTCGCGTTCGTGGACCCGGACGTCCCCGTCGCACCCGTGTTGACGCCGGCGGAAGCGCTCGAGCACCCCCAGTTCGCGGACCGCGGACTGGTCAGGCGGGGTGACGACCCGGCGATCCTCTCGCCGATCAGGGGTGCGTCGCCCGCCCCGTCGGAGACGCCGGGCCACGGCGAGCACACCCGGGACGTCCTGGCATCGATCGGCTACGACGAGGCGGCGATCGAGTCACTGCTGGACGGCGACTGA
- the dacZ gene encoding diadenylate cyclase DacZ, producing the protein MAGLDDVFGDIFSSVDAVVLFSPSGSYYERFSDVDDLDLIVVGTENPVGAETFVELPLAFDEMSERIRFGIEGAFEQDLIEDGDVLACATGVFGNEIDTVSRVRASADQHTGVYDLFAKSRADPDVIKAVLELAIELGKKGQKGKPVGALFVVGDAGKVMNKSRPLSYNPFEKSHVHVGDPIVNVMLKEFSRLDGAFVISDAGKIVSAYRYLEPSAEGVDIPKGLGARHMAGGAITRDTNAIAIVLSESDGLVRAFKAGELILEVDPEAY; encoded by the coding sequence ATGGCCGGATTAGACGACGTGTTCGGGGACATCTTTTCGAGCGTGGACGCGGTCGTCCTCTTCTCGCCGAGTGGGTCGTACTACGAGCGGTTCTCGGACGTCGACGATCTCGACCTGATCGTCGTCGGGACGGAAAACCCCGTGGGGGCCGAGACGTTCGTCGAACTCCCGCTCGCGTTCGACGAGATGTCCGAACGGATTCGGTTCGGGATCGAAGGGGCGTTCGAACAGGACCTGATCGAGGACGGCGACGTGCTCGCGTGTGCGACGGGCGTCTTCGGCAACGAGATCGACACCGTCTCTCGCGTGCGAGCGAGCGCGGACCAGCACACCGGAGTCTACGACCTCTTCGCGAAATCACGCGCGGATCCGGACGTCATCAAGGCGGTGCTGGAGCTGGCGATCGAACTCGGGAAGAAGGGCCAGAAGGGCAAGCCCGTCGGCGCGCTGTTCGTCGTCGGTGACGCGGGCAAGGTGATGAACAAGTCCCGGCCGCTGTCGTACAACCCCTTCGAGAAGTCCCACGTTCACGTCGGCGATCCGATCGTGAACGTGATGTTAAAGGAGTTCTCGCGACTCGACGGCGCGTTCGTGATCTCGGACGCGGGCAAGATCGTCTCGGCGTACCGCTACCTCGAACCGTCGGCGGAGGGCGTGGACATCCCGAAGGGGCTGGGTGCACGGCACATGGCCGGGGGAGCCATCACGCGCGATACGAACGCGATCGCGATCGTGCTCTCGGAGAGCGACGGCCTGGTGCGGGCGTTCAAAGCGGGAGAACTCATCCTGGAGGTCGATCCGGAGGCGTACTGA